A region of the Thermotoga sp. genome:
TTCTCTTTCCAGCCCTCACCGGGATGGCCCACTATGAAGTAGCCGATCACGTACTTTTTCTTTCCCATCTTCCTTGCGATCGATTCGAACCTTCTTTTGAACTCCAAAAACAACTCCACCGGGGGCTTTCTCATCAGTGAAAGTACTTTTGGATGGGCATGTTCCGGGGCAAGTTTCAGCTGGCCAGGGGTGTATTTCACAAGTTCTCTGATGAAGATATCCGGATCATTCTCGGCGAAAACGAAATCGTGCCTGATGCCAGAAGAGACGAAGACGTTCTTCACGCGGGGCAATTTCTTGATTGACTCGAGAAGGGAGATGAACTCGCTGTGGTTCGGCCGAACGACTTTGCAGACACTGGGATACAGGCAAAATTTCTGGCACTGTCCTCTGGTTTCTCTGACGGTGCATCTGGAACCGTAGAAGTTCGCTGTCGGCCCGCCGACATCTGTAATGGTACCTTTGAAGTCTTTTCTTCTGGTGAGAATTTTCACTTCTTCCAGTATAGACTCCTTGCTTCGATAGGAAACGTGTGTGGTCTGGTGTTGTGTGAGGGCACAGAAAGAACAACTTCCAAAACACCCCCTTACGGCTGTGATCGAGAACTTTACAGTCTCTATCGCCTTCACCTTTCCCATTTTCGCGTAAAACGGATGAATCTCTCTCTCAAAGGGAAGAAGGTAGATCTGGTCCAGCTCTTTTTGGGAAAGAGGTCGTTGGGGTGGGTTTTGACTAACGTACCTTGTGTCCTGCCTCTGATAAATCGAGACGTTTCTGTGAAAATCTGTGTACCAGGTCTGGAGTTTGACCGCTTCTGCGTACTTTTTCGGATCTTCGGTGATTTCGTCGAAGGAGGGAAGTTCTATCCCCGTAGAGGGCGGTTTTGACGACCACCAGACAGCACCGCGAATGTGCTTGCACCTTTCCAGATCCTCCGTTTCAGCAAGAGTCTTTGCAATTTCCAGGACGGCTTTTTCTCCCATTCCGTAAACAAGCAGATCTGCCTTTGAATCAACGAGAATGGACTTTCTCACCCTATCGCTCCACCAGTTGTAGTGTGCAAATCTTCTAAGACTCGCCTCTATTCCACCGAGAACAACAGGTACTCCCGGGAAAAACCTTTTTATCAGGTTGGTGTAGACTATTGTTGCCCTGTCTGGTCTTTTTCCGAAGATTCCACCCGGTGTGTACTCGTCTGTCTTTCTCTTTTTCTTGGAGGCTGTGTAATTCGCCACCATCGAATCGACATTCCCAGCGGTGACACCAAAAAAAAGGCGAGGTTTTCCAAGGCGCGTGATGTCCTTTCCCGATCTCCAGTCGGGCTGGGCGATTATTCCTACTCTGAAACCGTGGGAAACGAGGTAATGACCGATGAGGGAAACACCAAAAGAAGGGTGGTCCACGTAAGCATCGCCCGTGACAAGGATTATGTCGAGTTCCTTCCAGCCCAGTTTTTCTATCTCTTCGCGAGTTGTAGGAAGAAACATCATGATCACCCTATGTATTTTAAAACGAAAGGGTCTCCTGTTGGGACTTGATTAAAAAAACAGGGTGCATGGGAGCAACGCTTACTTCTTCTTTGTCTGCCCTATTTTTTCGTTGTGAATAGTTATCAGCACATCCACCAGTATCAACGTGATCATCTTCCTTACCTCTTTTTTGAGAATAATTCTCATCTCCCATGTATAAGTATACCACTGAGGGTTTAAGGATTTAATGAGGTAATACTAATTGTTTGTAAAAGGTCCTGGTTTGGCCGAAGAACAAAAGGATCGTGGCGTGAAAATATTTTTTTGGATGCTTGACAAAATATTTGGGTATATATTAAAATATTTTGCGGGAGGTGACAAAATATGCTACCTAAGTGTCCTGTGTGTGGAAGAGAGATGATGGTGACAGAACTACATTGTGATAGAGATAACGTCACGGTGAAAGGTCGCTTCAAAACGAGTCCATTTGACTTTCTCGATAGAGAAGAGCTCGAGTTCGTCATTTTGTTCTTCAGGGCTAGGGGAAATCTTAAGGAGATAGAGCGTTACACAGGGCAGGGTTACTTCGCTTTGAGAGGAAGACTGGAGAGAATTCTGGAAAAGATGAAGCTGCAACCACTTGGTGAGGTGAAAGAAGAGGTCTCGGAAGAAGATCTCTTCAAACAGGTGAAGGAGGGAAAGATCAGTGTTGAGGAAGCGCTGGAACTTCTTAGGAAGAAGAAAAAAGGAGGGGAAAACGATGTCTGAAGAAATCAGGAAAATCCTGGAGGCTGTGGCAAGAGGTGAGATCAGCCCGGAAGAAGGAGAGTTGCTGTTAAAGGCCTTGCAAGAGAAGGAAAAGGAAGGAAAAGAGTGGGAGAAGGACCTTTCGGAAAAGAATTTCGTCCTGGAGGAAGATGAAGCGGTGGAGGGGGACCTTGTTCTCTCCAAGAAGAAAGTGATCGTAAAGGGAAAAGTGAAGGGAGATCTTGTTCTCATCAACTGTGAGACGTTCTTTTCCGGGGAAGTGGAAGGAGATCTTGCTGTAATCAGTGGAAAGATCGAGTTCGACGGAGGAAAAGTGAAAGGAGATCTTGCACTCATCGGTGCAAAAGAGTCCGGTAGGAAACCCTCAGTGGGAGGAGATGTTGCTAGAATATCGAACTTCTTTGTCAGCGGTATGTTGAAAATGTTCTCTACTTTCATCAGCAACATCTCCGTTTCCTCCAAGAAGAAAAATAGCGAAAGAGAGGGGTGATCACTCCATGAAGGTATACCTGATGGTTTCAGCAATTCTGGTGGCAGGATTGTTTTCGCTGATATGGCTGTACGTGCTGCTTTTTTCCGCTACAGAAATAGTACCATCTACCCCTGTTGTACAGGAGCTAAGCATCACCGAGACATCCAGCGCAATGATACCCGAAAGCTTCCGGAGTCGATAAGGAGGGAACCTAATGAACGATCTTGCTTTCTGGAAGAGGAACTTCGTTCTTCTTGCCCTCGGGAGGTTTGTATCCATTCTTGGAAGTTCCATTCAGGCGGTTGCGATTCCCCTTTTTGTTCTGGATTTAACGCATTCCGGAACGGCGGTTGCCACCATGAGCATTGCTTACATGATTCCAAGGATATTCCTTATGCCCATCG
Encoded here:
- a CDS encoding DUF2089 family protein encodes the protein MLPKCPVCGREMMVTELHCDRDNVTVKGRFKTSPFDFLDREELEFVILFFRARGNLKEIERYTGQGYFALRGRLERILEKMKLQPLGEVKEEVSEEDLFKQVKEGKISVEEALELLRKKKKGGENDV
- a CDS encoding YgiQ family radical SAM protein; translation: MFLPTTREEIEKLGWKELDIILVTGDAYVDHPSFGVSLIGHYLVSHGFRVGIIAQPDWRSGKDITRLGKPRLFFGVTAGNVDSMVANYTASKKKRKTDEYTPGGIFGKRPDRATIVYTNLIKRFFPGVPVVLGGIEASLRRFAHYNWWSDRVRKSILVDSKADLLVYGMGEKAVLEIAKTLAETEDLERCKHIRGAVWWSSKPPSTGIELPSFDEITEDPKKYAEAVKLQTWYTDFHRNVSIYQRQDTRYVSQNPPQRPLSQKELDQIYLLPFEREIHPFYAKMGKVKAIETVKFSITAVRGCFGSCSFCALTQHQTTHVSYRSKESILEEVKILTRRKDFKGTITDVGGPTANFYGSRCTVRETRGQCQKFCLYPSVCKVVRPNHSEFISLLESIKKLPRVKNVFVSSGIRHDFVFAENDPDIFIRELVKYTPGQLKLAPEHAHPKVLSLMRKPPVELFLEFKRRFESIARKMGKKKYVIGYFIVGHPGEGWKENNYLRKFILKHLGYFPQQIQIFTPTPGTVSTAMYYSGIDPFTGERVYVERSLKVRNKMKENVLFKKRREEK